In a single window of the Solea senegalensis isolate Sse05_10M linkage group LG1, IFAPA_SoseM_1, whole genome shotgun sequence genome:
- the tnn gene encoding tenascin-N isoform X1, producing MTTRLLWRALCLLALHCTISLFSYADNLSEASEQGVTFSHVYKIDIPGSSNCKVEQLPTQDDTGLQTDPSAKGENDIVFRHNIRLQTPKCDCAESESFLSLLYRVNGLEEEVNYLKTQCAQGLCGKSCAAGADTSCSGHGIYQHDTCSCLCYPGWEGPDCSVSSCPDECNDNGRCVGGKCVCHQGYAGDDCSQITCPDNCNDKGHCVDGKCVCFPHFTGEDCSIPKCPNDCIGNGQCVNGQCICDEGFYGEDCSLVFGPQGLRVVQVTDVSLLVEWKSVRGAEYYVLTYHPKGDTSASELVRIPNTENSHLITGLTPGVTYIAQVYAVIKEIQSEADKIEATTGVSAIDDVQVLGQTEVSIQVDWRNPPGDVDHFRLTHMDPEGQEEELNVQSSQEARTKHTIVGLYPGTEYLISVQAIKGTTEGKPSSITGATDFDAPTNLITTEVTEDTVTVSWDRVQAEIEGYMLSYTSAAGSSSEIFVGRDSTSYRLIGLKPGVLHKVYIWAFKGDKVSRKSSTEAETELDAPTNALAHDETESSFRVSWDHAWADIDGYVLSYSSSEGSRAEIPLGPDSSSYTLTGLKPGVLYTVPIWAIKGDKVSRKISTQAETELDAPANLLAQDETESSFSLSWDPVQAQIDGYILAYSSSQGSSVEIPVGPDRTSYSVTGLRPGDLYTVYIWAIKGNKASKKTSTQAQTELDAPSNLLARDETESSFRVSWDPVQAEIDGYILTYSSSEDSSEEIPVGSDSTSYTLTGLRPAVLYTVYIWAFKGEKASKKISTKAETDIDAPKDLKATGVQVESALLTWIAPLADIDGYILTYRDEDGNMESVETQLRASESTFAVSSLETGKRYIVSIIAYRGNKRSKVAETLFKTVGVLYPFPMDCMQIMKNGNKKSGIYTVYINNDRSKPVEAYCDMDTDGGGWLVLQRRTTGKLDFMKRWRQYIAGFGNMTDEFWIGLDKIYELTNTPTQYEVRFDLGLGSERAYAVYDNFRIASVRQKFKLTIGKYSGTAGDAMTYHQDRSWTTIDSDNDLALGNCALTHRGAWWYKNCHLANLNGKWGDNRHSLGVNWEPWKGHLTTLDFTEMKIRPVGALSSRKRRSLLAREKSRSMNLKKN from the exons ATGACCACTAGACTCCTGTGGAGGGCCCTGTGCCTGTTGGCGCTACACTGCACCATCTCACTCTTCAGCTACGCCGACAACCTCTCAGAAGCCTCAGAGCAGGGAGTCACCTTCAGCCATGTCTATAAAATTGACATCCCTGGGAGCTCTAACTGTAAAGTGGAACAACTGCCAACCCAGGATGACACAG GTCTACAGACAGATCCCAGTGCAAAAGGAGAGAATGATATCGTCTTCAGACACAACATCAGGCTACAGACACCCAAGTGTGACTGTGCGGAGTCTGAAAGCTTCCTGTCTTTGTTGTACAGAGTCAATGGGCTGGAGGAAGAAGTTAACTACCTAAAGACCCAGTGTGCTCAGGGCTTGTGTGGAAAAAGTTGTGCTGCAG GTGCGGACACAAGCTGCAGTGGTCATGGCATCTACCAACACGACACCTGCAGTTGCCTCTGTTATCCAGGATGGGAGGGCCCCGATTGCTCGGTGTCCTCCTGTCCAGATGAGTGCAATGACAACGGCCGATGTGTGGGcgggaagtgtgtgtgtcaccaagGCTACGCGGGAGACGACTGCAGCCAGATCACGTGTCCAGACAATTGCAATGACAAGGGACACTGCGTggatggaaaatgtgtgtgtttcccacaCTTCACTGGTGAGGACTGCAGCATACCCAAGTGTCCCAACGACTGCATCGGTAACGGCCAGTGTGTTAATGGCCAGTGCATCTGTGATGAAGGCTTTTATGGAGAGGACTGTTCTTTAG tctTTGGCCCTCAGGGACTGCGAGTGGTCCAGGTCACTGATGTCTCTCTCCTGGTTGAGTGGAAGTCTGTTCGTGGCGCAGAATATTACGTTCTGACATATCATCCCAAGGGTGACACGAGTGCCTCAGAGCTG GTTCGGATCCCCAACACAGAGAACTCCCACCTGATCACAGGTCTGACTCCTGGAGTCACCTACATCGCCCAGGTGTACGCTGTCATCAAAGAAATCCAAAGTGAAGCAGACAAGATTGAGGCTACCACAG GTGTTTCTGCTATCGATGATGTTCAGGTTCTTGGCCAGACGGAAGTCTCTATCCAGGTGGACTGGAGGAACCCACCAGGAGACGTGGATCACTTCAGGCTCACACACATGGACCCAgagggacaggaggaggagctgaacgTGCAAAGTAGCCAGGAGGCTCGCACTAAGCACACTATTGTGG GTCTGTACCCAGGAACAGAATACCTGATCTCAGTGCAGGCCATCAAAGGAACAACGGAGGGGAAACCATCCTCTATCACTGGTGCCACAG actTTGATGCTCCAACAAACCTTATCACCACTGAGGTAACAGAGGACACTGTGACAGTCTCATGGGATCGAGTCCAGGCAGAAATTGAGGGCTACATGCTGAGCTACACCTCAGCTGCAGGCTCCAGTTCAGAGATATTTGTCGGCCGTGATAGTACTTCATACAGGCTGATTGGATTAAAGCCTGGAGTTCTCCACAAAGTCTACATCTGGGCCTTCAAGGGAGACAAAGTCAGCAGGAAGAGTTCAACAGAAGCTGAAACAG AGCTGGATGCCCCTACTAACGCCTTGGCCCATGATGAGACAGAGTCCAGTTTCAGGGTGTCCTGGGATCATGCTTGGGCAGACATTGATGGCTATGTGCTAAGCTACAGCTCTTCTGAGGGTTCGAGGGCAGAAATCCCACTGGGACCTGACAGTTCTTCTTACACGCTGACTGGCCTGAAACCAGGAGTTCTCTACACCGTCCCCATCTGGGCCATCAAGGGTGACAAAGTCAGCAGGAAAATCTCAACACAAGCTGAGACAG AATTGGATGCTCCTGCTAACCTCTTAGCCCAGGATGAGACAGAGTCCAGTTTCAGCCTGTCATGGGATCCGGTCCAGGCACAAATTGATGGCTACATCCTCGCCTACAGCTCTTCTCAGGGCTCTAGTGTGGAAATACCTGTGGGGCCTGACAGGACATCTTACAGTGTGACTGGCTTAAGGCCAGGAGACCTCTACACTGTGTACATCTGGGCCATCAAGGGGAACAAAGCTAGCAAGAAGACCTCGACGCAAGCACAGACAG AACTGGATGCTCCTTCTAACCTCTTAGCTCGAGATGAAACAGAGTCCAGCTTCAGAGTGTCCTGGGATCCCGTCCAGGCAGAAATTGATGGCTACATCTTAACCTACAGCTCCTCTGAAGACTCTAGTGAAGAAATCCCAGTCGGGTCTGACAGCACCTCTTATACGCTGACTGGCCTGAGGCCTGCAGTTCTCTACACTGTCTACATCTGGGCTTTTAAGGGAGAAAAAGCCAGCAAGAAGATCTCTACAAAAGCTGAGACAG ATATTGATGCTCCCAAAGACCTGAAGGCTACTGGTGTGCAAGTGGAGTCTGCTTTATTGACGTGGATCGCTCCTCTGGCTGACATCGATGGTTACATCCTCACATACAGAGACGAGGATGGCAACATGGAG AGTGTCGAAACGCAGCTTCGAGCCAGTGAGAGCACGTTTGCCGTTTCCAGTCTGGAGACTGGCAAACGCTACATTGTGAGCATCATCGCTTATCGAGGCAACAAAAGGAGCAAAGTCGCCGAGACCCTCTTCAAAACAG TTGGCGTCCTCTACCCATTCCCCATGGACTGCATGCAGATCATGAAGAATGGCAACAAGAAGAGCGGCATCTACACCGTTTACATTAACAATGACCGCTCCAAACCAGTAGAGGCTTACTGTGACATGGACACTGATGGAGGTGGCTGGCTG GTGCTCCAGCGCCGCACCACTGGCAAGCTGGACTTCATGAAGCGCTGGAGGCAGTACATTGCAGGTTTTGGCAACATGACAGATGAGTTCTGGATCG GTCTGGATAAAATATATGAGCTCACGAACACTCCCACTCAATATGAGGTGCGGTTTGACTTGGGCCTGGGCTCAGAGAGGGCCTATGCTGTTTATGACAACTTTAGGATTGCTTCGGTCAGGCAGAAGTTCAAACTCACTATTGGAAAATACAGCGGGACAGCAG GTGATGCTATGACCTACCATCAAGACCGATCCTGGACTACTATTGACTCAGATAATGACTTGGCTCTGGGGAACTGTGCCCTGACTCACCGCGGTGCCTGGTGGTACAAAAACTGTCACCTGGCCAACCTGAACGGCAAATGGGGCGACAACAGGCACAGTTTG GGCGTGAATTGGGAGCCATGGAAGGGCCATCTGACGACCCTCGACTTCACAGAGATGAAGATCCGACCTGTGGGAGCCTTGTCCAGCAGGAAGAGGCGATCATTGTTGgccagagagaaaagcagaagtATGAACCTCAAAAAGAATTAG
- the tnn gene encoding tenascin-N isoform X2 — MTTRLLWRALCLLALHCTISLFSYADNLSEASEQGVTFSHVYKIDIPGSSNCKVEQLPTQDDTGLQTDPSAKGENDIVFRHNIRLQTPKCDCAESESFLSLLYRVNGLEEEVNYLKTQCAQGLCGKSCAAGADTSCSGHGIYQHDTCSCLCYPGWEGPDCSVSSCPDECNDNGRCVGGKCVCHQGYAGDDCSQITCPDNCNDKGHCVDGKCVCFPHFTGEDCSIPKCPNDCIGNGQCVNGQCICDEGFYGEDCSLVFGPQGLRVVQVTDVSLLVEWKSVRGAEYYVLTYHPKGDTSASELVRIPNTENSHLITGLTPGVTYIAQVYAVIKEIQSEADKIEATTGVSAIDDVQVLGQTEVSIQVDWRNPPGDVDHFRLTHMDPEGQEEELNVQSSQEARTKHTIVGLYPGTEYLISVQAIKGTTEGKPSSITGATDFDAPTNLITTEVTEDTVTVSWDRVQAEIEGYMLSYTSAAGSSSEIFVGRDSTSYRLIGLKPGVLHKVYIWAFKGDKVSRKSSTEAETELDAPTNALAHDETESSFRVSWDHAWADIDGYVLSYSSSEGSRAEIPLGPDSSSYTLTGLKPGVLYTVPIWAIKGDKVSRKISTQAETELDAPSNLLARDETESSFRVSWDPVQAEIDGYILTYSSSEDSSEEIPVGSDSTSYTLTGLRPAVLYTVYIWAFKGEKASKKISTKAETDIDAPKDLKATGVQVESALLTWIAPLADIDGYILTYRDEDGNMESVETQLRASESTFAVSSLETGKRYIVSIIAYRGNKRSKVAETLFKTVGVLYPFPMDCMQIMKNGNKKSGIYTVYINNDRSKPVEAYCDMDTDGGGWLVLQRRTTGKLDFMKRWRQYIAGFGNMTDEFWIGLDKIYELTNTPTQYEVRFDLGLGSERAYAVYDNFRIASVRQKFKLTIGKYSGTAGDAMTYHQDRSWTTIDSDNDLALGNCALTHRGAWWYKNCHLANLNGKWGDNRHSLGVNWEPWKGHLTTLDFTEMKIRPVGALSSRKRRSLLAREKSRSMNLKKN; from the exons ATGACCACTAGACTCCTGTGGAGGGCCCTGTGCCTGTTGGCGCTACACTGCACCATCTCACTCTTCAGCTACGCCGACAACCTCTCAGAAGCCTCAGAGCAGGGAGTCACCTTCAGCCATGTCTATAAAATTGACATCCCTGGGAGCTCTAACTGTAAAGTGGAACAACTGCCAACCCAGGATGACACAG GTCTACAGACAGATCCCAGTGCAAAAGGAGAGAATGATATCGTCTTCAGACACAACATCAGGCTACAGACACCCAAGTGTGACTGTGCGGAGTCTGAAAGCTTCCTGTCTTTGTTGTACAGAGTCAATGGGCTGGAGGAAGAAGTTAACTACCTAAAGACCCAGTGTGCTCAGGGCTTGTGTGGAAAAAGTTGTGCTGCAG GTGCGGACACAAGCTGCAGTGGTCATGGCATCTACCAACACGACACCTGCAGTTGCCTCTGTTATCCAGGATGGGAGGGCCCCGATTGCTCGGTGTCCTCCTGTCCAGATGAGTGCAATGACAACGGCCGATGTGTGGGcgggaagtgtgtgtgtcaccaagGCTACGCGGGAGACGACTGCAGCCAGATCACGTGTCCAGACAATTGCAATGACAAGGGACACTGCGTggatggaaaatgtgtgtgtttcccacaCTTCACTGGTGAGGACTGCAGCATACCCAAGTGTCCCAACGACTGCATCGGTAACGGCCAGTGTGTTAATGGCCAGTGCATCTGTGATGAAGGCTTTTATGGAGAGGACTGTTCTTTAG tctTTGGCCCTCAGGGACTGCGAGTGGTCCAGGTCACTGATGTCTCTCTCCTGGTTGAGTGGAAGTCTGTTCGTGGCGCAGAATATTACGTTCTGACATATCATCCCAAGGGTGACACGAGTGCCTCAGAGCTG GTTCGGATCCCCAACACAGAGAACTCCCACCTGATCACAGGTCTGACTCCTGGAGTCACCTACATCGCCCAGGTGTACGCTGTCATCAAAGAAATCCAAAGTGAAGCAGACAAGATTGAGGCTACCACAG GTGTTTCTGCTATCGATGATGTTCAGGTTCTTGGCCAGACGGAAGTCTCTATCCAGGTGGACTGGAGGAACCCACCAGGAGACGTGGATCACTTCAGGCTCACACACATGGACCCAgagggacaggaggaggagctgaacgTGCAAAGTAGCCAGGAGGCTCGCACTAAGCACACTATTGTGG GTCTGTACCCAGGAACAGAATACCTGATCTCAGTGCAGGCCATCAAAGGAACAACGGAGGGGAAACCATCCTCTATCACTGGTGCCACAG actTTGATGCTCCAACAAACCTTATCACCACTGAGGTAACAGAGGACACTGTGACAGTCTCATGGGATCGAGTCCAGGCAGAAATTGAGGGCTACATGCTGAGCTACACCTCAGCTGCAGGCTCCAGTTCAGAGATATTTGTCGGCCGTGATAGTACTTCATACAGGCTGATTGGATTAAAGCCTGGAGTTCTCCACAAAGTCTACATCTGGGCCTTCAAGGGAGACAAAGTCAGCAGGAAGAGTTCAACAGAAGCTGAAACAG AGCTGGATGCCCCTACTAACGCCTTGGCCCATGATGAGACAGAGTCCAGTTTCAGGGTGTCCTGGGATCATGCTTGGGCAGACATTGATGGCTATGTGCTAAGCTACAGCTCTTCTGAGGGTTCGAGGGCAGAAATCCCACTGGGACCTGACAGTTCTTCTTACACGCTGACTGGCCTGAAACCAGGAGTTCTCTACACCGTCCCCATCTGGGCCATCAAGGGTGACAAAGTCAGCAGGAAAATCTCAACACAAGCTGAGACAG AACTGGATGCTCCTTCTAACCTCTTAGCTCGAGATGAAACAGAGTCCAGCTTCAGAGTGTCCTGGGATCCCGTCCAGGCAGAAATTGATGGCTACATCTTAACCTACAGCTCCTCTGAAGACTCTAGTGAAGAAATCCCAGTCGGGTCTGACAGCACCTCTTATACGCTGACTGGCCTGAGGCCTGCAGTTCTCTACACTGTCTACATCTGGGCTTTTAAGGGAGAAAAAGCCAGCAAGAAGATCTCTACAAAAGCTGAGACAG ATATTGATGCTCCCAAAGACCTGAAGGCTACTGGTGTGCAAGTGGAGTCTGCTTTATTGACGTGGATCGCTCCTCTGGCTGACATCGATGGTTACATCCTCACATACAGAGACGAGGATGGCAACATGGAG AGTGTCGAAACGCAGCTTCGAGCCAGTGAGAGCACGTTTGCCGTTTCCAGTCTGGAGACTGGCAAACGCTACATTGTGAGCATCATCGCTTATCGAGGCAACAAAAGGAGCAAAGTCGCCGAGACCCTCTTCAAAACAG TTGGCGTCCTCTACCCATTCCCCATGGACTGCATGCAGATCATGAAGAATGGCAACAAGAAGAGCGGCATCTACACCGTTTACATTAACAATGACCGCTCCAAACCAGTAGAGGCTTACTGTGACATGGACACTGATGGAGGTGGCTGGCTG GTGCTCCAGCGCCGCACCACTGGCAAGCTGGACTTCATGAAGCGCTGGAGGCAGTACATTGCAGGTTTTGGCAACATGACAGATGAGTTCTGGATCG GTCTGGATAAAATATATGAGCTCACGAACACTCCCACTCAATATGAGGTGCGGTTTGACTTGGGCCTGGGCTCAGAGAGGGCCTATGCTGTTTATGACAACTTTAGGATTGCTTCGGTCAGGCAGAAGTTCAAACTCACTATTGGAAAATACAGCGGGACAGCAG GTGATGCTATGACCTACCATCAAGACCGATCCTGGACTACTATTGACTCAGATAATGACTTGGCTCTGGGGAACTGTGCCCTGACTCACCGCGGTGCCTGGTGGTACAAAAACTGTCACCTGGCCAACCTGAACGGCAAATGGGGCGACAACAGGCACAGTTTG GGCGTGAATTGGGAGCCATGGAAGGGCCATCTGACGACCCTCGACTTCACAGAGATGAAGATCCGACCTGTGGGAGCCTTGTCCAGCAGGAAGAGGCGATCATTGTTGgccagagagaaaagcagaagtATGAACCTCAAAAAGAATTAG
- the tnn gene encoding tenascin-N isoform X3: MTTRLLWRALCLLALHCTISLFSYADNLSEASEQGVTFSHVYKIDIPGSSNCKVEQLPTQDDTGLQTDPSAKGENDIVFRHNIRLQTPKCDCAESESFLSLLYRVNGLEEEVNYLKTQCAQGLCGKSCAAGADTSCSGHGIYQHDTCSCLCYPGWEGPDCSVSSCPDECNDNGRCVGGKCVCHQGYAGDDCSQITCPDNCNDKGHCVDGKCVCFPHFTGEDCSIPKCPNDCIGNGQCVNGQCICDEGFYGEDCSLVFGPQGLRVVQVTDVSLLVEWKSVRGAEYYVLTYHPKGDTSASELVRIPNTENSHLITGLTPGVTYIAQVYAVIKEIQSEADKIEATTGVSAIDDVQVLGQTEVSIQVDWRNPPGDVDHFRLTHMDPEGQEEELNVQSSQEARTKHTIVGLYPGTEYLISVQAIKGTTEGKPSSITGATDFDAPTNLITTEVTEDTVTVSWDRVQAEIEGYMLSYTSAAGSSSEIFVGRDSTSYRLIGLKPGVLHKVYIWAFKGDKVSRKSSTEAETELDAPSNLLARDETESSFRVSWDPVQAEIDGYILTYSSSEDSSEEIPVGSDSTSYTLTGLRPAVLYTVYIWAFKGEKASKKISTKAETDIDAPKDLKATGVQVESALLTWIAPLADIDGYILTYRDEDGNMESVETQLRASESTFAVSSLETGKRYIVSIIAYRGNKRSKVAETLFKTVGVLYPFPMDCMQIMKNGNKKSGIYTVYINNDRSKPVEAYCDMDTDGGGWLVLQRRTTGKLDFMKRWRQYIAGFGNMTDEFWIGLDKIYELTNTPTQYEVRFDLGLGSERAYAVYDNFRIASVRQKFKLTIGKYSGTAGDAMTYHQDRSWTTIDSDNDLALGNCALTHRGAWWYKNCHLANLNGKWGDNRHSLGVNWEPWKGHLTTLDFTEMKIRPVGALSSRKRRSLLAREKSRSMNLKKN; this comes from the exons ATGACCACTAGACTCCTGTGGAGGGCCCTGTGCCTGTTGGCGCTACACTGCACCATCTCACTCTTCAGCTACGCCGACAACCTCTCAGAAGCCTCAGAGCAGGGAGTCACCTTCAGCCATGTCTATAAAATTGACATCCCTGGGAGCTCTAACTGTAAAGTGGAACAACTGCCAACCCAGGATGACACAG GTCTACAGACAGATCCCAGTGCAAAAGGAGAGAATGATATCGTCTTCAGACACAACATCAGGCTACAGACACCCAAGTGTGACTGTGCGGAGTCTGAAAGCTTCCTGTCTTTGTTGTACAGAGTCAATGGGCTGGAGGAAGAAGTTAACTACCTAAAGACCCAGTGTGCTCAGGGCTTGTGTGGAAAAAGTTGTGCTGCAG GTGCGGACACAAGCTGCAGTGGTCATGGCATCTACCAACACGACACCTGCAGTTGCCTCTGTTATCCAGGATGGGAGGGCCCCGATTGCTCGGTGTCCTCCTGTCCAGATGAGTGCAATGACAACGGCCGATGTGTGGGcgggaagtgtgtgtgtcaccaagGCTACGCGGGAGACGACTGCAGCCAGATCACGTGTCCAGACAATTGCAATGACAAGGGACACTGCGTggatggaaaatgtgtgtgtttcccacaCTTCACTGGTGAGGACTGCAGCATACCCAAGTGTCCCAACGACTGCATCGGTAACGGCCAGTGTGTTAATGGCCAGTGCATCTGTGATGAAGGCTTTTATGGAGAGGACTGTTCTTTAG tctTTGGCCCTCAGGGACTGCGAGTGGTCCAGGTCACTGATGTCTCTCTCCTGGTTGAGTGGAAGTCTGTTCGTGGCGCAGAATATTACGTTCTGACATATCATCCCAAGGGTGACACGAGTGCCTCAGAGCTG GTTCGGATCCCCAACACAGAGAACTCCCACCTGATCACAGGTCTGACTCCTGGAGTCACCTACATCGCCCAGGTGTACGCTGTCATCAAAGAAATCCAAAGTGAAGCAGACAAGATTGAGGCTACCACAG GTGTTTCTGCTATCGATGATGTTCAGGTTCTTGGCCAGACGGAAGTCTCTATCCAGGTGGACTGGAGGAACCCACCAGGAGACGTGGATCACTTCAGGCTCACACACATGGACCCAgagggacaggaggaggagctgaacgTGCAAAGTAGCCAGGAGGCTCGCACTAAGCACACTATTGTGG GTCTGTACCCAGGAACAGAATACCTGATCTCAGTGCAGGCCATCAAAGGAACAACGGAGGGGAAACCATCCTCTATCACTGGTGCCACAG actTTGATGCTCCAACAAACCTTATCACCACTGAGGTAACAGAGGACACTGTGACAGTCTCATGGGATCGAGTCCAGGCAGAAATTGAGGGCTACATGCTGAGCTACACCTCAGCTGCAGGCTCCAGTTCAGAGATATTTGTCGGCCGTGATAGTACTTCATACAGGCTGATTGGATTAAAGCCTGGAGTTCTCCACAAAGTCTACATCTGGGCCTTCAAGGGAGACAAAGTCAGCAGGAAGAGTTCAACAGAAGCTGAAACAG AACTGGATGCTCCTTCTAACCTCTTAGCTCGAGATGAAACAGAGTCCAGCTTCAGAGTGTCCTGGGATCCCGTCCAGGCAGAAATTGATGGCTACATCTTAACCTACAGCTCCTCTGAAGACTCTAGTGAAGAAATCCCAGTCGGGTCTGACAGCACCTCTTATACGCTGACTGGCCTGAGGCCTGCAGTTCTCTACACTGTCTACATCTGGGCTTTTAAGGGAGAAAAAGCCAGCAAGAAGATCTCTACAAAAGCTGAGACAG ATATTGATGCTCCCAAAGACCTGAAGGCTACTGGTGTGCAAGTGGAGTCTGCTTTATTGACGTGGATCGCTCCTCTGGCTGACATCGATGGTTACATCCTCACATACAGAGACGAGGATGGCAACATGGAG AGTGTCGAAACGCAGCTTCGAGCCAGTGAGAGCACGTTTGCCGTTTCCAGTCTGGAGACTGGCAAACGCTACATTGTGAGCATCATCGCTTATCGAGGCAACAAAAGGAGCAAAGTCGCCGAGACCCTCTTCAAAACAG TTGGCGTCCTCTACCCATTCCCCATGGACTGCATGCAGATCATGAAGAATGGCAACAAGAAGAGCGGCATCTACACCGTTTACATTAACAATGACCGCTCCAAACCAGTAGAGGCTTACTGTGACATGGACACTGATGGAGGTGGCTGGCTG GTGCTCCAGCGCCGCACCACTGGCAAGCTGGACTTCATGAAGCGCTGGAGGCAGTACATTGCAGGTTTTGGCAACATGACAGATGAGTTCTGGATCG GTCTGGATAAAATATATGAGCTCACGAACACTCCCACTCAATATGAGGTGCGGTTTGACTTGGGCCTGGGCTCAGAGAGGGCCTATGCTGTTTATGACAACTTTAGGATTGCTTCGGTCAGGCAGAAGTTCAAACTCACTATTGGAAAATACAGCGGGACAGCAG GTGATGCTATGACCTACCATCAAGACCGATCCTGGACTACTATTGACTCAGATAATGACTTGGCTCTGGGGAACTGTGCCCTGACTCACCGCGGTGCCTGGTGGTACAAAAACTGTCACCTGGCCAACCTGAACGGCAAATGGGGCGACAACAGGCACAGTTTG GGCGTGAATTGGGAGCCATGGAAGGGCCATCTGACGACCCTCGACTTCACAGAGATGAAGATCCGACCTGTGGGAGCCTTGTCCAGCAGGAAGAGGCGATCATTGTTGgccagagagaaaagcagaagtATGAACCTCAAAAAGAATTAG